In Telopea speciosissima isolate NSW1024214 ecotype Mountain lineage chromosome 10, Tspe_v1, whole genome shotgun sequence, the DNA window GAATGATTAAGGCCTCCTCCGTCATTCATAAAGGTATTCTCGCCTCCTCTCCTTCATACTGCTTCTGTTagaattaagggtgtcaatcaatcaggttttaatttttttgtctgATTTCGATGCAGTTTACATTTTAACAAGGTGAAATTAAAACTTAACTGAATAGGAatcaaccaaaaccaaaacctttTTATATTCAATCCTGTTATATTgatttctatttggttttaTATCTGGTTCACATGTAGTTTGAGAAGAGATGCTTCATATATAAATGATGGCCATCTAAGGAGACGGAACCGTGATTttgaaaagggaaagaaatttTGTCCCCACACTGACAAACTTACCTTTTATGCGACCATCTACCACGTCCAGATGAAGTAAAACCTGGATTAGAAAAACTAAAGTTTTCCACTGAAGTTAGGGTTTTATCTTCTTTGAGGTCGGGGCAATTGGGCAAACTTAATTTCCATGTCCGAATCTTTTTAGGATAGTCCGAGGCATATGCATGTGGTTCAGTCCCGAGGGTTAATGGGAACACCCGAAGAGGAAACTGCAATTggatatttatttttcatttttattgggAACCTCTATGGGCTATACTTTTGGATTCATTGAATATAAAtcattattatattaatattatcaaaaaatatatataaatcattattgtttatttaaaaaaaaaacaaataagataTCTATAGTAAACTAGTTgaccaaaaaacaaacaatagTTGACAAAGGTGGCTCATGTCAAACAACATTAATTGGTGCCTTCCCTTCAAAGACTACTTCCTTAGGCGTACAGTGTTGCACGTCTAGACATACGTGTGTGACATTAAGAAGTGATCATCCTATCCAACTTATGGTTTGATGTAATGGTATCGGTCAGGTGATTCGTATCGGTATTATTAACCACGATATCATGCCGATATCATATCAGGCAAACGGTATGAAACATGGGTAAatcagtaaaaaaaaatcactttttttttaggaaaactAAGGGCAAAATTGTTCGATATGGGCTAATTCATATCAATTTTGAAGGTGGTCGATacccatggttcgtaatcttggatcggatcggtcaaaGTTGTCTGAATCATCCCGATTAATGACCAATCCTGCCCGGTATTGGTGGATTGTTCCTGGATTGGTCAACTCATTCGGATCGTCCAAATCTCGGGATTGGATCGGTCCATATCAGTAGATTTGCCTAGATTGGACCGGTATAcatgctttgatttttcaattttcttttaattttcacactttttaatattttctgactAATAATAGCTGACACGAgaacctaggggtgtcaaccggtcggtcTCGATTGGGCCTAACCAGGCTTAATCCTGCACCGTGATCGCCCGTTTAACTAATCGGACTTAGCTTCGACTGGCATGATATAGTTTACATATGATCGGTTGGTCTCGGGCTACTAGAACCATGTCTTAACCGGGCTATAAGCTTGTTTAACTCTAAACAATCTTAAAACAGGCGCTAAACGGTGCAACCCTAAGATTTGTCTTTAAAGTGGGCTGGTAGGGGATTCAAATAAAATGAGACCTAGAAATTTCATTGAGATCCATCCATCATCAAATTTTAAGGTTTTTATGAACTATAAGACTGGACAAttgtttgatattttgataaatACCATGGCATACCTATGAAATATTAATGAACATTGAGAGAGTAATCAGGGTTGCACATGCCATGCATTTTTTGTGGTTGGAATCTTTAGTTTATGGGCATTTGAGGGAAAAAATGGGAATTTCAAACAAtattaaagggtcgggctaggtcggaCTAAAAGGGTAGGTTTATATCGGGCATATAATTTGTTGGTCCGGCCGGGCGTCTGACGAGCTAGGAACCCACACTGGGCACGATTGATTATTAAATGTGTTGGGTTTAAGTCGGTTGAAGCCGGGCTTTAACTGGTAGGGCTCAGTCAAACCTATCAgaccgggcctggaattgacatcCCTACAGGAACCATTGATCCAAgaaaatatgatatttttttgtTACTGATTTTCACTGATCcggatcatggtttgaggaatcagtatcggATCGACTTTGTATCGATATCGATGGAGAGTTTGGAGACCGATATCGATTTTCGATCGATCTGTATTGGTGTGTCAGTACGGAACAAGGATAAaatgttaaaataaaaattcaatttctaaaaaaataaggatTAAATCTGACCCTGATCCGGATTGGTATCGACCCTGACCGATCTCTGTATTACGAACCATGCCGATACGGGTCCAATACcttacactaaaaccatgatccaACTTCAAAGTAAAGTTTGAAAAGTCAACTCAATTGGCATAAGACCAATTCCTCAAATAAGAGTTCATGAGTTCAAatcaccttggggcctatccccatcccctatccccCCCTCCTTATTAAAGGTCTCCAATtccaataaaattaaaaaggttTGAAAAGTCAATAATAACTAGTTTCTTCCTAATTAGCTCTATAAATACTAGAGATAGACATTCCTAATTCTTTGTCTTATAGTAATCATTATGGACTTcccaagaagatgaagaaggccTTAGCAACAGTAGCGTTCTGGCTTAGCTTAGTAGTTTTAGCTAACTACACTTGTTTGTGTTATCCTACTGGTCTGCAAATAGGTTACTACAAAGGGAAATGTCCCACCAATACAGATGTGGAGAAGATCGTAAAAAATTCTATAATTGCACAATTTTTCGAGGACTTTACGATTGTCCCCCAAATGTTACGATTGCAATTCCATGATTGCTTTGTTAGGGTAAGTAAGAACTAATAAATTAAGATTCATCAATGAAGCTTTCTAATTCTATCTGGTAATCTAACTGGTTTTTTCTTGAATCTCAGGGATGTGATGCATCAATCCTCTTAGATGGCAATACATCAGAGAAGAACGCACTTCCGAATTTAACTCTCAAAGGTTTTAATGTCATCGATAAAGTTAAATCCGATGTAGAACAACACTGCCCTGGCGTCGTTTCTTGTGCTGATATCGTTATCATGGCTGCTAGAGAAGCTGTAGTCTTGGtaagttcttaattttgtttaatttcttcTCCCAATGTAATAATAGAACAgaggtgataaaaataaaaatctgaaatCTCTGTTTCTGATTTTAAATGCAGGGTGGAGGAAAGTACTTTGATGTAATGACAGGAAGAAGAGATGGATTTTATTCAATTGCAAGCGAAGCTTTGAATCTTCTACCTCCTGCTGAAATTTCAGTAGATGATTCAATTGCATTATTTGCAAGTTTAGGATTCGATATTCCAGAAATGGTTACTCTCATTGGTAAGTAACACTATTAATCTacattttcctcttcttttttttctttctggtttCAGTACCAATTAGTTTATGTTTCAGGTTCTCACACAATAGGGTTTACGCATTGTTCTGCCTTCAAAGATCGTCTCTACAACTACGAGAACACTGGAAAGGCCGATCCAACCATGGATGAAGTTCTACTTCACATCCTAAAGGTTATATGTCCCATGAGCTCAAGAACCGACAATATTGTTAATCTGGATCAGAATCCTTTTAGTGTGATCACTGTTGACAACTCTTTCTTCAAGGAGATTCAAGAAAGTAAAGGAATTCTAGAAATCGATCAACATATAGATCTGGACATTCGAACTAATGCTACAGTGAAGATGCTGGCCAACGATAATACTCTCTTCAATGAACAATTCGCTGCTGCTCTTGTCAAATTGGGAGCTGTAAATGTTCTTTTAGAACCTCTGGGAGAGATTAGGACATCATGTCGATCCTCTAattttcctcctcttccttaGTCAGTTAATCTATCTCCCTCAAAGAGGGAGATATTTgtgattttatattttatggAAAGAGAGCGCTACCGATCGCACAGGGCACACCGCTCTTGTGCTCTGACATATGGGCGCACAAAATGACCGTCACAATCCCCTAAAACCCCATAAATGatcaggggtaaggtggtcattccatatgcccctgtgtcagggtggtgttctttttctctttaatttattttcatgcTTCGTCGTATTGCCTAACAAGTGAAGCAAGTTGAAGTactgaaatttgaaattcatTTCTATTTGAGTTGTTTAGTTTCATCTatatataaaggaaaaaaaaatgttgtttggTTACGTGCAGCCCAAACATATAGCCTCCTTGGAATGACTTTCAACTTCTTAGAAGAATTATAATtaattttagagaaaattatttggacaccccctagattATGACCATTTTGCTTatgatctctctttttttttcaaataattacttGACCACCCCCTACATTTTACCATGTCTTTCAATTAGGTCATGTCtgttagtttagtgatgatgttCCCGATTAActtttttgtaatgcctaaacgacccttaaagggtagtgaagtgacacatttacctttttttttttcttcttcttcttacaacCTACCCCATACCACCTCGCCTCACCCCATTCCCTCCACCCCCCATATCAACAGCATCGGGTGATTCTGATCGAAACATTGGGGAATTCCGATTCAATTTCTGAAACATTGGGTGATAAGCATCAAAAACCCATTCCTTCTGCCCTAAATCCAGTAACTACTAAGCTGTGCCAAGTCACATGCCATTATCCCAAGTTCCTCCATGACCCTCATCATCTTAATACCAGCCAAAACCAGAAAAAGACGAAGTGAATAGAAAAGGCCAGTGTAGTGGTGGACCAAAGTccaaccacatgtaaaccctTCAGTATTACACGATTTCATGCCCCAAACCACACAGAAAAACCAGCCTCTAATTTGAACTTGGACACAGTCAGTGGGGTCAGCCATCATATGAAGACGTTAATGTCACACATTGGAAGAGATCTTAAAAACTATAGAAGGGATAAAATAACTGAGCCGGAAACAGGAAAgtgaaaacaaacaaaagaaaccaTTAGAAGAAATTGACAAATGATAACCGTTCACTGCAAGGGGCAAATATATTTACAAGCtgaagttgaaacttgaaacccaCACCCAATAATGGGATCTCCTCCTTTTTACACACTCTCTTCTGCAAAAGCCGCAAAGGTAATCTCTCAACAATCCCACCACCAGAGCCTGTGATCCCATCCCGCATTTTCAATTCTGAAAATGCTGCTCTTCCACCAGCTGAGTCAGGGAGAGCTTCGAAGCCCATGAGCCGGGCAATGACGCTAGGCGAACGAAGCTGCTTCTCGTTATCCTCCGTTGTGGATTgcagcaggaagaagaagaagaagaagaagggcaagttggTCATTTAGCTTCATAAGTTTCAGTTGAATAACTCATAAGGATCAAATGGACATTtccatttaaacactaacagtTGACTAATACCGTTAGGTTTCAAGAGGTGTCAAGTacttgtttgaaaaattgggtgtcgtaagcaaaatggtcatagttgagggggtgtccaagtaatttgcTCTTAATTTTATgatagaaaggagaagaggtggGGGGGGTACTTGGTCGATACACCAAAAATGCCAGAGCTAATGGATGGAatacgttaaatcaagccctcaTTAGGATGACGACTCTCACTCTAGGCAGCTCTTACTTTGCGATTGGCGATAGGTAGCCACTTGGACGGTAGCTCATCTCCTGAGTAGTCTTTTTCgtgacttgaacccatgacgaGGAGCTTGGCTATgatgataccaaatgttaggtacttgatcgatacacCAAAAGCTCCAGAACTGTTGGAAcacattaaatcaagccctttaacctatccaaTATTAGGTTGACCCAATTTAACGCTCATACACTAGATTAATTCCCATTAAGCACATAACATAATATTAGATTAAATGGTTCCTTCCTTGTCCCTGAGTTAAGAATTTTCAAGGTATTATAAGATGTTTCTTCTTTCGTCTTCTAATCTTGGAGATGTTTCTCATTACATTTgtcatggcaaaaaaaaaaaaacagatcatttaatttttattttttatcaagaGATCGTTTAGTTCATTTCATATGTAATAATCAGTTACTTGGCATCAAAACTATTAATTTTACCActgagagaaaataaaatagatttaAATACctcatttgggtttttttttctaagtCTAAACGCTGGGACAAGGAGATTTTGAATTAGTTCTggcaaaataacaaaaagatcttgaagaagattATGCGGGATTATACATTCAAAAAggtagaaagaaaaaacaattcaAGACCAATACAAGAGGGTGCTAAGATTCTTTCTTGAAtagatgttttatttttcaattcagaTGGAATGAGCCAAgatctgatatatatatatatatatatatattatatagatAATATCTAAACTTGTAATTTTTTGGAATTAGAATCAAAGTCAAAGAAATATATTGAAAAATAGGTGGCTCTTATGTTGTGACTCGGAATAAACCtttctaaatttaaaaaataaatcataCGAAAAAAATGGTCATGCAGGCATCCGTATTGATATTGGCCGACACCAATTTTGATACTTGATTGATATTGGGTCAATGATACAACACGAACAAAGGGTAAAAATTTTCACCCatgagaaaagataaaatagatCTCTCTCATTTGGgctcatttttttattttctacgcccaatttttttttttttttttgggatgtatgcccaaaaaaatttataaagtACATCATACGAACAAATTGGAGATGCAAGCAGAGTTTTAGGAATTGGTCATCCCCTCTCAGAACCTGATAGATTGGAGTGGATTTTCATTAGAAAAGCTTTAGAGGCTGTGGATTTTGGTGATATATGGATTAACCTTGTAATGGAATGTATTACATCTGTTTCATACACATTGCTTGTAAATGGATCTGAGAGGGGATCCTCTCTACCCTCTAGGGGATCTGACAAGGGgaccctctctctccctttatcTTCATTCTCTACTCTCAGGTTCTATCTTTAGTCATCAATGAGGCAGAGTCAGCTAGTCTGGTTCAAGGCATTCGAGTTAAAAGGCGTGCTCCTCCAATTTCTCATCTATGGAGCTTTAGTCAAGGGTTGATTCCCGAAGGGTGGTCTTATCCCTCCCAAGGAAAGATGAAACACTCGGAACGAAAGACGAAACAAAAGATTCCTATAGATTGAAAGAGAGCTTTACTATTCTACATGCTTAAATAAACAGCCTTGGGATAAGAAGCTACTCAGACTTAACCGAAAACAGAAGAGCAAGATACAGATATCTATAATTGAGAACCATAAACTATTCCCCACCTCAATCTATCCCTGAAGGGTATTCGAATAAGAATTTGCCACCTGACCCACTCGGAATTGGTTGGTTCTTctgattccctttccccatcggCTTCTTTAGCGGACTAAGGTGGTCCAGACTCAACATCTTTAGCATCTTCCACGGGTAGTGACACAGGGGAATGATCAATCGAATGTGGTTCTATCGAATACCCAGACACTCGCAACGATACTGCAAGTCCTTGGCTGAAATGCCCAACAATTCTCTGTTGACATGGGcgagtgttcgggcaggggtagggtggtcatttcagtcccctctattagaggagcttggggaaatggacctgcttaggaaatggagcagataaaggtctCGATGAAGTGGTACTAGGAGCAAAATAAGAAAGGATGCTTCCAAACCAAACTGCCTTCTAGTATGATCCACGGTCACCAGGCTTTCCCTACAACGTGAACAACAGTGGATTGGCAGCTGAAACAAACTAACAAAGGTATGCTCTTGGTTCCTGCGGTTCTAACTCCAAATCACAATGGTTTTGGAATCTGCATTTGAATCTAAGAGCGGAGAGAGTCTGACCGCTTGTTAGCAAAAACGCATTTAAAActccgttttaaacacgttctcgttttttaccattttaaacaCGGGTTGTCGTATGCTTCCCAAACATACGGTAAAAAATGGCAAACAGCAAGCATTCTCGttttaaacgtgtttaaaacacgttcccctttttttggcattttttaagaccttggacttaactgAC includes these proteins:
- the LOC122643667 gene encoding peroxidase 28-like, with amino-acid sequence MAAREAVVLGGGKYFDVMTGRRDGFYSIASEALNLLPPAEISVDDSIALFASLGFDIPEMVTLIGSHTIGFTHCSAFKDRLYNYENTGKADPTMDEVLLHILKVICPMSSRTDNIVNLDQNPFSVITVDNSFFKEIQESKGILEIDQHIDLDIRTNATVKMLANDNTLFNEQFAAALVKLGAVNVLLEPLGEIRTSCRSSNFPPLP